From Parasphaerochaeta coccoides DSM 17374, a single genomic window includes:
- a CDS encoding DNA-processing protein DprA, with the protein MNYETLALLFRGEAAVRPLWHALGEKTDRTQPLPRDMGLYCSVLGYDEHEILEAYYQVRATFETMGEDEIILGSDDADWPDSLRGMHDAPPYLYLKGNVSLLSREGIAVIGTRSPSSTGKSDASALATALGKAGYVVTSGLALGIDGVAHLAALGAGYPTMAVIGTPLGTTYPPEHVQMQKDIARAGLVVSRFAPSRAVQKWFFLVRNRLMSALSLGSVVVEDRDGGGAVRQAGFALEQGRRLFILKHVHENRAYMWPRQFAAKDGVTIIDSPSAIIKALRGEEKKPAKKTPPASVQLELF; encoded by the coding sequence ATGAACTATGAAACCCTGGCATTGCTTTTCCGGGGAGAGGCGGCAGTGCGTCCCCTGTGGCATGCTCTGGGAGAGAAGACTGACCGCACCCAACCACTTCCCCGTGACATGGGACTGTATTGTTCTGTCCTGGGATATGATGAACATGAGATCCTTGAAGCCTACTATCAGGTGAGAGCTACGTTCGAGACCATGGGAGAAGATGAAATAATCCTGGGATCGGACGATGCCGACTGGCCGGATTCCCTGCGCGGCATGCATGATGCTCCGCCTTATCTCTATCTTAAAGGGAATGTCTCACTTCTTTCCCGTGAAGGCATCGCGGTAATCGGTACTCGCTCCCCGTCCTCAACAGGTAAATCAGATGCCTCGGCTCTTGCCACTGCTTTGGGGAAAGCTGGCTATGTCGTCACCAGCGGCCTTGCCTTGGGAATAGACGGAGTCGCCCACTTGGCCGCCCTGGGAGCGGGCTATCCCACCATGGCGGTGATTGGCACTCCTTTGGGAACCACCTATCCGCCTGAACATGTCCAGATGCAGAAGGACATTGCCCGTGCTGGTTTGGTGGTCAGCCGTTTCGCGCCATCACGTGCCGTCCAGAAATGGTTTTTCTTGGTGCGTAACCGCCTGATGAGCGCACTTTCATTAGGCTCTGTCGTGGTCGAAGACAGGGACGGGGGAGGAGCCGTGAGACAGGCTGGTTTCGCCTTGGAACAGGGACGGCGGCTTTTCATCCTGAAACATGTCCATGAGAACCGAGCCTACATGTGGCCCCGCCAATTTGCCGCAAAAGACGGAGTGACCATCATAGATTCCCCGTCAGCCATCATCAAAGCCTTGCGGGGAGAAGAAAAGAAACCAGCAAAGAAGACACCTCCCGCCAGCGTGCAGCTGGAACTTTTCTAA
- a CDS encoding cysteine hydrolase family protein, with protein MKQVLIVVDFQNDFVTGTLGFPGATKLEGPIVEKIKQFKDAGDDVIFTLDTHQEDYRGTEEGRNLPIEHCIKGTPGWELYGKVADCVDAASVIFEKPTFGSMSLARHLAEKRYNRVELIGLVSNICVLANALLAKAALPDAHVVVDARCTASGDASLHEKALDILAGVHVEVIGR; from the coding sequence ATGAAGCAAGTTCTCATCGTTGTTGATTTCCAGAATGATTTTGTGACAGGAACCTTGGGATTCCCCGGCGCGACAAAACTCGAAGGGCCTATCGTTGAAAAAATCAAGCAGTTCAAGGATGCCGGAGATGATGTGATTTTCACTTTGGACACCCACCAGGAGGATTACCGTGGAACCGAAGAAGGGCGTAACCTGCCCATCGAGCATTGCATCAAGGGGACTCCGGGATGGGAACTGTATGGCAAGGTTGCGGACTGTGTGGACGCGGCTTCTGTCATTTTTGAAAAGCCGACTTTCGGGTCAATGTCTCTTGCCCGTCATCTTGCGGAGAAAAGATACAATCGGGTGGAATTGATCGGGCTTGTATCGAACATCTGTGTCCTTGCCAACGCTCTCCTTGCCAAGGCTGCGCTTCCTGATGCCCATGTCGTGGTCGATGCCCGCTGTACGGCGAGCGGTGATGCTTCACTCCATGAGAAGGCACTTGATATCCTTGCGGGGGTACATGTCGAGGTCATTGGACGCTAG
- a CDS encoding nucleoside hydrolase, producing the protein MSFLLRDAGTPDMVAGSDGRCNIRTTDKEKTPATDITSTCYTTVMNNMNRIKHRIIMDVDTGHDDAAAIVLAAGSPEIKIEGIVAVGGNQIREKTLANTLNVCQHIGLDVPVFAGQENPLVRKRVNAGYIHGESGLDGPHFAPRTKLAEKERGVDFIIRTVMENPGEITIVALGPLTDIALALILEPRLKDAVRHIVTMGGSMGMGNATPSAEFNIYADPEAAYVVCSSGVPLTMFTLDVTLQVTLDDDMLSHYRKMKTKTSTMFCDSMNAYTEACQRHGFDYPAMHDPCCIAYLVEPEIFTMEKRKIDIELKGELTYGRTVMGFVDPTAGSQVGVTADAPAFWRLLDRAFTRLP; encoded by the coding sequence ATGAGCTTCCTCCTTCGGGACGCGGGAACACCAGATATGGTAGCGGGAAGCGATGGGAGATGCAATATCAGGACTACGGACAAAGAAAAAACTCCAGCGACAGATATCACCAGTACATGCTACACTACGGTCATGAACAACATGAACAGAATAAAGCACCGAATCATTATGGATGTGGATACCGGACACGATGACGCGGCGGCAATTGTCCTTGCCGCAGGTTCTCCGGAAATAAAGATTGAAGGAATAGTAGCCGTCGGCGGCAACCAAATCCGAGAAAAAACCCTTGCCAATACCCTCAATGTCTGCCAGCACATAGGACTGGACGTGCCGGTATTCGCCGGTCAGGAAAACCCGCTTGTCCGCAAACGTGTCAATGCCGGATATATCCATGGGGAATCGGGTCTTGACGGCCCTCATTTTGCTCCACGAACCAAGCTGGCGGAAAAAGAACGGGGCGTTGATTTCATCATCCGCACCGTCATGGAGAATCCCGGAGAAATAACCATCGTAGCCCTTGGGCCTCTCACGGACATCGCCCTGGCGTTAATCCTTGAACCACGGCTCAAGGATGCCGTCCGCCACATCGTAACCATGGGAGGTTCAATGGGGATGGGCAACGCGACTCCCTCCGCCGAGTTCAACATCTATGCAGATCCAGAAGCCGCCTATGTTGTCTGTTCCAGCGGAGTCCCCTTGACCATGTTTACCTTGGACGTGACGCTCCAGGTCACGCTTGATGACGACATGCTTTCCCATTACCGGAAAATGAAAACCAAGACATCCACCATGTTCTGCGACAGCATGAATGCCTATACGGAAGCCTGCCAACGCCATGGCTTTGACTACCCCGCCATGCATGATCCCTGCTGCATCGCCTATCTGGTCGAACCAGAGATATTCACCATGGAAAAAAGAAAGATAGACATTGAACTGAAAGGAGAGCTGACCTACGGACGGACAGTGATGGGCTTCGTTGACCCCACCGCCGGTTCCCAAGTCGGCGTTACGGCGGACGCTCCTGCATTCTGGCGTCTGCTGGACAGAGCCTTCACACGACTGCCCTGA
- a CDS encoding NAD(P)H-dependent oxidoreductase has protein sequence MKEGKSFMAAMERRFACKNYADRPVEDADIAFILECGRLSPTSFGLEMWEFHVVKTPGMRMALHDACFGQQAMKSAPLSIIVTARKGESYDPYGELIRQRASRFPGTMDEFVDDFQGFHEYLKDKGFLDQWSEKQCYIAIANMMTGAASLGIQSCAIEGFRNDKVLALLGRNPAHWNVGLISTFGYPAEDETRERIREPLENLAFYH, from the coding sequence GTGAAAGAGGGGAAATCTTTCATGGCGGCCATGGAACGCCGTTTTGCCTGTAAGAACTATGCTGACCGCCCCGTGGAGGATGCAGATATTGCCTTCATCCTGGAATGCGGACGTTTGTCTCCGACGTCATTCGGGCTGGAAATGTGGGAGTTCCATGTTGTCAAGACTCCAGGAATGCGCATGGCGTTGCATGATGCCTGTTTTGGCCAGCAAGCCATGAAAAGCGCACCTCTTTCCATCATCGTGACTGCCCGAAAGGGAGAATCATACGACCCTTACGGGGAGCTGATACGGCAGAGAGCCTCCCGTTTCCCCGGAACGATGGATGAGTTTGTCGATGATTTCCAAGGTTTCCATGAATATCTCAAGGATAAAGGTTTTCTTGACCAATGGTCTGAGAAGCAGTGCTATATTGCCATTGCCAACATGATGACCGGCGCGGCGAGCCTGGGCATCCAAAGCTGTGCCATAGAAGGTTTCCGCAATGACAAGGTGCTTGCCCTTTTGGGGCGTAATCCTGCGCACTGGAACGTCGGACTCATTTCGACCTTCGGGTATCCGGCGGAAGATGAGACGCGGGAGCGCATCAGAGAGCCATTGGAAAATCTGGCGTTCTACCATTGA
- a CDS encoding purine-nucleoside phosphorylase, with translation MTPHNSAFKGDFAPYVLFPGDPARSLHVARNFMENARQVTGIRGMTGYTGTWKGVPVSVMSGGMGGPSAGIYAYELYTEYGVEAIIRIGTSGGLQKNVEPGDIVFALTASTDSAWARQYRLEGNYSPSVTYSLLERAVGIARKHGFPFHAGMVFSSDLFSSYNALGEDSWKTWARMGALVQDMETYALYSTAAWTGRKALSILTMTDSCVTGASLSDGERMIGLEPMIRTALDCVSDSAGTMVDA, from the coding sequence ATGACGCCTCACAACAGTGCGTTCAAGGGAGATTTTGCTCCCTATGTCCTTTTCCCCGGTGATCCTGCACGTTCGCTCCATGTCGCCCGGAACTTCATGGAGAATGCCCGGCAGGTTACTGGGATCCGTGGCATGACTGGTTACACGGGGACGTGGAAGGGCGTTCCGGTATCTGTCATGTCCGGGGGCATGGGCGGACCTTCCGCCGGTATCTATGCTTACGAGCTGTACACTGAATACGGGGTGGAGGCCATCATACGGATTGGAACATCCGGAGGGCTTCAAAAAAACGTGGAGCCGGGGGATATCGTGTTCGCTCTCACGGCCAGCACTGATTCCGCATGGGCACGGCAATACAGACTTGAAGGGAACTATTCTCCTTCCGTCACATATTCTTTGCTGGAAAGGGCGGTAGGGATAGCACGGAAGCATGGTTTTCCTTTCCATGCTGGCATGGTGTTTTCCAGTGACCTTTTTTCTTCATATAATGCTCTGGGTGAAGACAGTTGGAAGACATGGGCACGCATGGGGGCTCTTGTCCAGGACATGGAGACCTATGCCCTGTACAGTACGGCGGCATGGACAGGCAGGAAAGCTCTCTCCATCCTGACCATGACGGATTCCTGCGTCACTGGCGCAAGCCTGTCTGACGGGGAGAGAATGATCGGACTGGAGCCTATGATACGGACAGCTCTTGACTGTGTGTCCGATTCCGCAGGCACTATGGTGGATGCCTGA
- a CDS encoding ABC transporter permease, with translation MNLFFNAIPSILMIVSPILIVAIGGMICERSGVVNIALEGLMGLGACATASAHVLMETAGMGAPSIWLALLIGSLVGMLFSVIHAFASINLKANQTISGTGINLLADGVTIFAAQVLFSADRTRGFRMGMQTDALGIYPTVYIAIGVVILSWFVLYRLPFGMHLRACGEHPSAADSVGINVKGIRYFGVLTSGFLAGLAGGCIVLTQTIQYTSNTINGRGFIALAAVSFGRWRPAGVAAAALLFGVAQALYLFTGGIPALKALPSEVFNIMPYLITLIALVVFSGKNYAPLASGQPYEKGAS, from the coding sequence ATGAACCTGTTTTTCAATGCAATTCCTTCCATACTAATGATTGTTTCTCCCATTTTGATCGTTGCGATCGGAGGGATGATTTGTGAGAGATCCGGCGTGGTGAACATTGCCCTTGAAGGTTTGATGGGACTGGGGGCTTGCGCCACGGCTTCTGCCCATGTCCTGATGGAAACGGCTGGAATGGGGGCTCCCTCCATATGGCTGGCGCTTCTGATTGGCTCGCTCGTCGGTATGCTTTTCTCTGTCATCCACGCTTTTGCCTCCATCAACCTGAAAGCAAACCAGACTATCAGTGGCACGGGAATCAACCTTCTGGCGGACGGCGTGACAATCTTCGCTGCCCAGGTGCTGTTCTCGGCAGACCGGACGCGGGGCTTTCGCATGGGAATGCAGACAGATGCCCTTGGCATCTATCCGACTGTCTATATTGCCATTGGGGTTGTTATTTTATCATGGTTTGTCCTCTATAGGCTACCATTTGGCATGCACCTGCGGGCGTGTGGAGAGCATCCCAGCGCGGCAGACAGTGTAGGCATCAACGTCAAGGGCATCAGATATTTCGGTGTTCTGACCAGTGGTTTCCTGGCGGGACTTGCAGGAGGCTGCATTGTCCTGACGCAGACCATCCAGTACACATCGAACACCATCAATGGACGGGGCTTCATAGCTCTTGCCGCAGTGTCCTTCGGTCGATGGCGGCCAGCAGGCGTCGCGGCTGCCGCCTTGCTGTTCGGCGTTGCCCAGGCGTTATACCTGTTTACTGGCGGCATTCCGGCTCTCAAGGCGTTGCCGTCCGAAGTCTTCAACATCATGCCGTACCTGATTACCCTGATAGCTCTGGTCGTCTTCAGTGGCAAGAACTACGCGCCTCTGGCTTCCGGTCAGCCGTATGAGAAGGGTGCAAGCTGA
- a CDS encoding ABC transporter permease, with protein sequence MKNRLSGKTLSVSRRLMDSQGFTSLMVVLLGFLVGTILVALVGRNPLNLYKAILQALTGYNVDNGRMNVRYIGETLNYSVPFILCGFSLAFAARTGLFNIGGEGQYIMGMTVAQVIALLGPQVPFLHAALAIVCATLIGALWGGVVGLLKARYEVSEVVSTIMLNYIALYLSRIICLQLPGATTFRTANFPTTAVIDNSFLQRLTNNSLLNSGFFLMIIAVVLYWFIMEKTSLGFGLRATGFNKEAARNSGIPVVKSIALSMAFAGAFAGLAGGIVALGSFKYGRVISGMDNYGFNGIAVALVGNNTAIGTMLAGFLFGMLKNAQALMQGKQIPKEITFIIQGLIVVFISLRSALDLYRQWNDKKRLQKEVLAK encoded by the coding sequence ATGAAGAACAGACTTTCCGGAAAAACCCTGTCCGTATCCAGACGCCTGATGGATTCCCAAGGCTTCACCTCCCTCATGGTCGTGCTCCTTGGTTTTCTGGTCGGGACAATCCTTGTGGCTCTGGTCGGACGGAATCCCCTCAACCTGTACAAGGCAATTCTCCAGGCATTGACCGGTTACAATGTTGACAACGGCAGGATGAACGTCAGGTACATAGGCGAGACTCTGAACTATTCCGTTCCCTTCATCCTATGCGGGTTCTCCTTGGCATTCGCCGCCCGTACCGGTCTTTTCAACATAGGAGGAGAAGGACAGTACATCATGGGGATGACCGTAGCTCAGGTCATTGCGCTTCTTGGGCCGCAGGTTCCTTTCTTGCATGCCGCCCTTGCCATAGTGTGCGCTACGTTGATTGGTGCGCTCTGGGGAGGCGTAGTTGGGCTGCTCAAGGCACGGTATGAGGTATCGGAGGTGGTTTCTACCATCATGTTGAATTACATTGCCCTCTATCTGTCACGCATCATCTGTCTCCAGCTTCCTGGGGCTACGACTTTCCGCACGGCCAACTTTCCCACGACTGCGGTAATTGACAATTCCTTCCTCCAGCGATTGACCAACAACTCCCTGCTGAATTCTGGTTTTTTCCTGATGATCATTGCCGTGGTGCTGTACTGGTTCATCATGGAGAAGACAAGCCTGGGCTTCGGTCTGCGCGCTACTGGCTTCAACAAGGAAGCGGCCAGGAACAGCGGTATTCCGGTGGTGAAAAGCATTGCCCTTTCAATGGCTTTTGCCGGTGCTTTTGCTGGTCTTGCCGGTGGCATTGTCGCCCTGGGCTCTTTCAAATACGGCAGGGTCATATCGGGGATGGACAACTACGGTTTCAACGGCATAGCTGTAGCTCTTGTGGGAAACAACACGGCAATCGGAACCATGCTCGCTGGTTTTCTGTTCGGTATGTTGAAGAATGCCCAGGCTTTGATGCAAGGCAAACAGATTCCCAAAGAAATCACATTCATCATACAGGGATTGATTGTCGTCTTCATCTCCCTGCGTTCCGCGCTGGATCTGTACCGCCAGTGGAATGACAAGAAACGTCTACAGAAGGAGGTACTGGCGAAATGA
- a CDS encoding ABC transporter ATP-binding protein, translated as MGYAIEMLDITKTFPGIIANDNITLQVKENEVHALLGENGAGKSTLMSVLFGSYSPDAGTIRLRGDDVKIFSPNVATELGIGMVHQHFKLVHNYTVTENIVLGMEPRSRFGLLDLGSARKRVEQISEQYGLHVDADALVEDITVGQQQRVEILKTLYRNADIIIFDEPTAVLTPQEIDELMDIIRLLKKEGKTIILITHKLKEIKAVADRCTVLRRGKSINTVTVADVSERQLAEMMVGRSVEFSIKKKPLHAGNVVLSIRNLTVKDALDTVKVNDLSIDVHAGEIVGIAGVDGNGQSELMYGLTGLSPIASGQILLDGKDISDMTIRERIERGLGHIPEDRQKHGLVGPFSIGENITLKDYFKGPFSASYGILNHPAMDERGVRLIKEFDIRAGQGTATPAGSLSGGNQQKVIVAREIELSPQVLLVAQPTRGLDVGAIEYIRGRLIAERDKGKAILLISFELDEIMNLCDTIATISKGSIVGIFAQGEVTEHDIGLMMAGTRKNEGGVHTV; from the coding sequence ATGGGATATGCCATAGAGATGCTGGACATCACCAAGACGTTCCCAGGCATCATTGCGAATGACAATATCACCCTACAGGTGAAAGAGAATGAGGTGCATGCCCTTCTGGGCGAGAACGGGGCGGGGAAATCAACATTGATGTCCGTCCTTTTCGGTTCATACAGTCCCGATGCGGGCACAATCCGTCTGCGCGGCGATGATGTGAAGATTTTCAGTCCGAATGTCGCTACGGAACTGGGCATCGGCATGGTTCACCAACACTTCAAGCTGGTTCACAATTACACGGTTACGGAAAACATTGTCCTGGGCATGGAGCCGCGCTCACGGTTCGGGCTTCTGGATCTTGGCAGCGCACGCAAGCGCGTAGAGCAAATCTCAGAGCAATACGGACTGCACGTTGATGCGGATGCTTTGGTCGAGGATATCACCGTGGGACAGCAGCAGCGGGTCGAGATATTGAAGACACTGTACCGCAATGCGGACATCATCATCTTCGATGAGCCGACCGCAGTGCTGACTCCCCAGGAAATAGACGAGCTGATGGACATAATCCGTCTCTTGAAGAAAGAAGGGAAGACTATCATCCTCATCACCCATAAGTTGAAAGAAATTAAAGCCGTCGCTGACCGTTGCACCGTCCTGCGGCGGGGAAAGTCAATAAATACAGTGACCGTTGCTGATGTCAGCGAAAGACAGCTGGCCGAGATGATGGTCGGACGCTCTGTTGAATTTTCCATAAAGAAGAAACCCTTGCACGCAGGCAATGTCGTCCTTTCCATCAGGAATCTCACGGTGAAGGACGCACTGGATACGGTCAAGGTGAATGACTTATCCATTGATGTACATGCTGGAGAAATCGTCGGCATTGCCGGTGTTGATGGCAACGGTCAGTCCGAGCTGATGTATGGTCTCACCGGATTGTCCCCCATTGCTTCCGGGCAGATTCTCTTGGACGGCAAGGATATCTCCGACATGACCATACGCGAGAGGATAGAGCGCGGACTGGGGCATATTCCTGAAGACAGGCAGAAACACGGGCTTGTCGGGCCCTTCAGCATTGGAGAGAACATCACTCTGAAGGATTACTTCAAGGGACCCTTCAGTGCATCCTATGGCATTCTCAACCATCCGGCGATGGATGAGCGTGGCGTCCGCCTCATCAAGGAATTTGATATCCGGGCAGGGCAAGGAACCGCCACACCGGCGGGAAGTCTGTCGGGAGGAAACCAGCAGAAAGTCATTGTCGCCCGTGAGATTGAACTGTCGCCCCAGGTTCTTTTGGTCGCCCAGCCTACACGCGGCCTTGACGTAGGAGCCATCGAGTATATCCGTGGACGCCTCATAGCGGAACGTGACAAAGGCAAAGCCATCCTGCTCATCTCATTCGAGCTTGATGAAATCATGAACCTATGCGATACAATTGCCACAATCAGCAAGGGAAGCATCGTGGGAATATTCGCGCAGGGAGAAGTCACTGAACACGATATCGGCCTGATGATGGCCGGGACAAGGAAGAACGAGGGAGGAGTACATACAGTATGA
- a CDS encoding BMP family lipoprotein — translation MKRILALLLILTVGFSVFAGGAKETPVVPGGKPTIRLLTDATGIDDKSFNAAAWRGIVEFYGDTGGNTSRRGAFYDVVTAQTQDMYIPNLKQAADEGYDLIAVTGFTWADSLNEVAPLYPDQNFMIVDVDYVTQPNVMNFVYREEQGSYLVGMVAALQAKEDGIANPRFGFIGGVPGATITKFEMGYIQGIRSVFPNAPIVDYYTNDWGKPELAKAQAKSWYDTGVYAVYSAAGGSGNGTIAQAKEYRAQGRNVWAIGVDSDQYADGLYDGTKSSVLTSMIKKVESSSLYALHAVENGTFTGTVVAMSLADDGVGYSAANPELSKNVIAQVEAAKADIINGKITIYGTYKEALANNAAPAGLSARDD, via the coding sequence ATGAAAAGAATCCTGGCTTTGTTACTTATCCTCACCGTCGGCTTTTCCGTATTTGCCGGGGGAGCCAAGGAAACACCGGTTGTACCTGGCGGAAAACCTACAATCCGTCTGCTGACCGATGCTACAGGAATTGACGACAAGTCTTTCAACGCGGCTGCGTGGAGAGGCATCGTCGAGTTCTACGGAGATACCGGGGGCAATACATCCCGCAGAGGTGCGTTCTACGATGTCGTGACTGCCCAGACGCAGGATATGTATATCCCCAACCTCAAGCAGGCTGCTGACGAAGGTTATGATCTGATTGCTGTCACTGGCTTCACATGGGCGGACTCTCTCAATGAAGTCGCTCCTCTGTATCCTGACCAGAATTTCATGATTGTCGATGTCGATTACGTCACCCAGCCCAACGTGATGAACTTCGTCTACCGTGAAGAGCAGGGTTCGTACCTGGTCGGCATGGTCGCCGCTCTCCAGGCTAAGGAAGACGGCATAGCCAATCCGCGCTTCGGCTTCATCGGCGGAGTTCCCGGTGCAACGATTACCAAGTTCGAGATGGGCTACATCCAGGGAATCCGTTCAGTATTCCCCAATGCTCCCATCGTTGACTATTACACCAATGACTGGGGCAAGCCCGAACTGGCAAAAGCACAGGCAAAGAGCTGGTATGATACTGGTGTCTACGCTGTCTACAGTGCTGCTGGCGGAAGCGGCAACGGAACCATTGCCCAGGCCAAGGAATACAGGGCGCAGGGCAGGAACGTATGGGCAATCGGAGTTGACTCCGACCAGTACGCCGACGGCCTCTATGATGGCACCAAGAGCAGTGTCCTGACTTCGATGATCAAGAAGGTGGAGAGTTCAAGCCTCTATGCGCTCCATGCGGTTGAGAACGGAACATTCACCGGCACAGTGGTTGCCATGTCCCTTGCCGATGACGGCGTAGGGTATTCCGCTGCCAATCCTGAGCTGAGCAAGAATGTCATTGCGCAGGTCGAGGCGGCCAAGGCGGACATCATCAATGGCAAGATTACCATTTATGGCACGTACAAGGAAGCATTGGCGAACAACGCTGCCCCCGCCGGACTGTCTGCTCGTGACGACTGA
- a CDS encoding energy-coupling factor ABC transporter ATP-binding protein translates to MFVGNILRAHPVVLHPVRPVSRLVQRTAIWYSHDALNDKNRNRIQMRNDALLTVHGLSYDVSGVKILHDVSFSLPRHSLTVMTGRNGSGKSMLLRAIKGLAQPRKGTIILDGENLSSMPSRRNRNIGLVFQDADTQIVGQTVKRDILFGLENLRLDYAEKEARFTDVAALMGLEEKLGQRPRTLSGGEKRRLAIAGILAMKPLLLMLDEPFANLDYPGIIHVLKALIALREAGHTLLVVTHDCDKILYHADRVLLLEKGRIIMDNSPSEALESLMAHDVHIPTYGGHPVPLEELTCLKV, encoded by the coding sequence TTGTTCGTCGGAAACATTCTGCGCGCTCATCCCGTGGTACTTCATCCTGTGCGCCCGGTTTCCCGCCTTGTCCAACGTACCGCCATTTGGTACAGTCATGATGCTCTCAATGACAAGAATAGGAATAGGATACAGATGCGGAATGATGCCCTTCTGACAGTACATGGACTCTCATATGATGTTTCCGGCGTGAAGATACTCCATGACGTTTCTTTTTCCCTTCCCCGTCATTCCCTGACAGTGATGACTGGACGGAACGGTTCCGGCAAGAGTATGCTGCTCAGGGCAATAAAAGGCTTGGCGCAACCGCGGAAAGGAACAATCATCCTGGACGGAGAAAACCTTTCATCCATGCCGTCCCGCCGCAACAGGAACATCGGCCTGGTATTCCAGGACGCGGACACCCAGATCGTCGGCCAGACAGTGAAACGTGACATATTGTTCGGGCTGGAGAATCTCAGGCTCGACTACGCAGAGAAAGAAGCTCGCTTTACTGATGTCGCAGCCCTCATGGGGCTGGAAGAAAAGCTCGGCCAGAGGCCGCGCACATTGTCTGGAGGAGAAAAGAGACGGCTGGCCATTGCGGGTATCCTTGCCATGAAACCACTCCTGCTCATGTTGGACGAACCCTTCGCCAACCTCGATTATCCAGGCATCATCCATGTCCTGAAAGCCCTCATCGCCCTGCGGGAGGCCGGACATACCCTGCTTGTAGTGACCCACGATTGTGACAAGATACTGTACCATGCCGACCGGGTCCTGTTGCTTGAGAAAGGCAGGATAATCATGGATAATTCCCCCTCCGAAGCACTTGAAAGTCTCATGGCTCATGATGTCCACATTCCTACCTATGGCGGTCATCCCGTGCCTTTGGAGGAACTGACATGCCTGAAAGTCTGA
- a CDS encoding energy-coupling factor transporter transmembrane component T family protein gives MPESLIFHYRQVPSFIGRLHPLAKLGLLMCLSVILSGASPGMTAFIGFLLVITAFSIRLPILRVARECLFFLVLACAMGLSHWFSSHDLILSVTVAARFLLIVMGGIIMADTTAPDDMARAVGTALSWIPGLKSWRLASTMELTISIIPLIFDVAIQSREARTARGERGWRHPVRRISGYVMTLFVLLLDKMEDMSVALEGRSFEPDTPRPGIKWHFQDTLFFFCSLVVLAGAILYERNICT, from the coding sequence ATGCCTGAAAGTCTGATATTCCATTATCGGCAGGTTCCCTCCTTCATTGGACGGCTTCATCCTCTGGCAAAGCTGGGACTGCTGATGTGCCTTTCCGTAATCCTTTCCGGCGCATCCCCCGGCATGACGGCATTCATTGGTTTCCTGCTTGTCATCACGGCATTTTCCATACGGCTGCCCATCTTGAGGGTTGCCAGGGAATGTCTTTTCTTTCTTGTCCTGGCCTGTGCCATGGGTCTGAGCCACTGGTTCTCCAGTCACGATCTTATCCTTTCGGTCACTGTCGCAGCACGTTTTCTCCTCATTGTCATGGGAGGAATCATCATGGCGGATACTACGGCACCTGATGATATGGCGCGGGCGGTCGGCACCGCGCTCTCCTGGATACCAGGGCTCAAAAGCTGGAGACTTGCCTCGACCATGGAGCTGACAATCAGCATCATCCCCCTGATTTTTGATGTCGCCATCCAGAGCCGGGAAGCGCGCACGGCACGGGGAGAAAGAGGGTGGCGGCATCCCGTGCGCAGGATATCAGGATACGTGATGACGCTCTTTGTTCTTCTTCTTGACAAGATGGAGGATATGTCCGTTGCCCTGGAGGGACGTTCATTTGAACCTGACACTCCCCGTCCGGGAATAAAATGGCATTTTCAGGATACCTTGTTCTTTTTTTGTAGCCTGGTCGTCCTTGCAGGTGCTATTCTTTACGAAAGAAACATATGTACATGA